From the genome of Tachysurus fulvidraco isolate hzauxx_2018 chromosome 14, HZAU_PFXX_2.0, whole genome shotgun sequence:
gaaaaagtgtcaaaggttgttttttgttttgtttttaaatgcaaaagataagtaaagaagtgctagttgaagtgtttcctgaataagtaggtcttcaaccgccaattgaaaatagccagtgactcagctgtccggacctctaggggaagtttattccaccacctcggtgccagaagagagaagagtcttgtagtaaacttgcctcttaccctgagagatggtggaaccagtcgagcagtgctggtagttCGGAGGGTGAAGGGAGCAGTGCGAGGggtgatgagggcttttaggtaagagggagctggtccatttttggctttgcaggccagcatcagtgttttgaatcggatgcgtgcagctacccgaagccagtggagggatcgcagcagcagggtggtatgcgagaactttggcaggttgaaaacaaagccgggcagctgcattttgtatcatttgcagaggatggattgcgttcataggtagacctgccagcagtgcattgcagtaatccagagactgaacaagtacctgaacagcctgtgtggacaaaaatggctgttccttctaatgttgtagagaagaaaccgacatgagcgagtcacattagcaacatgagaggaaaaggacatttgattgtccatggttaccccaaggttgcgagctgtggctgaaggggagagcagattgttgtgcaaggatatagcaagattatgacctggggatgaatcacctgggatgaacagcagttcagttttgctaggattgagctttaaccgatgagcagtcatccatgatgaaatttcatgccaaacatgctgagatccgattagaagctgtggtatctgagggtgtatcatcagcatagcagtggtaagagaacccatgtgaggaaataacttcaccaagagagtgagtatacaggggaaaaaagaagaggaccaagtactgagccctgtgggatgccagtggagagtctgcatggagcagatgtcactcccctccatgttacctgatatgagcgtccttccaggtaggaagcgaaccattcccaagctgatccgcaaatcccaagacttctgaaggtggataagagagtcttgtgttTGACtgtatcaaatgctgctgaaaggtcaaggaggataaggacggatgacagtttggctgatctagcagcatgtagtttctcagagatatccaaaagggctgtctcggtggaatgagctgctttaaagccagactggttggggtcttggaggttgttctgtgagagatagacagacagatgattatagacaatgtgctcaagaatttttgaaagaaacgagagaagtgatcCCGGTCTGTAgatactgatgtctgatggatccagagcaggtttctttaggatgggaataacccttgctctcttgaaagtagttggtacctgaccagatgctatggatctattgatgatagtggtaatgaaggtcttgcgagatggtctggagcatagtggaagggagtggatccaatgggcaggtggtaggattgcaggactggatgagttgtaagaaatgtgacaacgaaggtgtaggggaatccatattctgagatgtaagtgcagtcggggctgaagtgaaggtccgtcAGATTACTTCAATCTTcacctggtagaaagaagcaaagtcttctgcagtcagggaggatgaaggaggAGGACCCGGgtggttgagcagagaagagttgatgttgtggaatttctgaGGGTCATCAGAAAgatagaaggaagtcttggcagaagtcacatcagaggagaacttggcaaagagtgttcggtaagaatcaagatctgcatcaagttgtgatttcttccactttctctcagatgatcttagctctcttcgattgttgcgcagcacatctgaaagacaaggagcagaacaagaagtttagtggacatagggcagaggaactccatagttgaggaaagagatgaaaggaaagtacctgagtccaagggtagtgaggaaaaagactcagaaTTAGGAAGAAtagaaagagtgagacagagtgaaggttgtggCGGGTAAGAGCGAgtgggtgagaggtagttttaggtagggtagggagagtgatggtgaaggatactaGGTGATGATTGGaggggtgaaaaccaggtcaagaacattgcctcctttgtgtgtggggatgaaGCTGTTGAATGTCAGGGCAAATGAGTTGAGAAGAGTCAGGAGCGAAGAAGATTGatgcttgtcagaggggaggttgaagtcaccaaacACCATCAGAGAGGAGCAATCGGAAGGGAAAACACTAagcagtgtgtccatttcttccaggaagtctcctaggggactaGGAGGGTAgtaaacaacaatgataacaaggttgattggagaggaaACTGAAATgacatggaattcaaaagaggaCATGATTAAATGAGACAGgagtagaggtgtaaagcaccatttctttgataACAATaagtaccaccacccctgcctgtttctcgtggtgagtgagagaaagcataggctgAGGATAAAGCAGTGTTCTGtagggatatccaggtttctgttagcgcaagaaaatcaaacacacacaccccccataACAGAGAAATTCACAGGAGTTCATGTAATGGCCATATTCTGAGTTAAGGTAAGGCCACAGTGAGGAGTTCTCTTAATATTAATACTTAGGACCTCAGTCTATACACTTCTTTTGACTCAAAGCAAGCGAGGATTGTCATAGGGTCCAGAACTGGGCTGGGACCCTGGCTTGGAAGGCCACCATATTGGCCTTGGAATGGAAGAGGGCTCGGCACAGTGCCTTGAACAATACTTGGTACCTGGTTAGGGAGGCTGCCACATTGGCCTCAGAATGGAATGGGGCTTGGAAACTGGTTTAGGAGATTTCCATTTTGGCCTAGATGTGGAACAGGGCTTGGAGCTCTGTTTTTGAGGCTACCCTGTCAGCCTCTAGAGGGAGCTCTGTGCTAGAGGCTTCCCTGTCAGCCTTGTTGTGTAACAGGGCTTGGAGCTCTGTATTGGTGGCCACTCTGTTGACCTATTTGTGGAACAGCGCTTGGAGCGCTGTGCTGCAGGCCACCTTGTCTGCCTCTGGAGAGGGCTCTGTGCTGGAGACAACCCTGTCAGACTCATCTTGGAATCGATCTGGGAACTCTGCAATGAAGGCTACCCCATTGGCCTCTGGAGAAGAAGACCGCCCTGTCAGCCTCAGTTAGGAACAGGGCTTGGAGCTCAGTGAAGGGTGGCATCCTTTAGCCTTTGGTGAAAGCTCTGTGCTTGAGGTCAGGCTCAGCATGGAACGTTGCTTAGAGATCCGAATTGGATGGTATTTGTCAGCCACAGGAGGGAGCTCTTGAGCATTGAAGGCCATCATGTTGGCCTCTTAAGGGAGCTCTTGAGCAAGAAGGGGCTTCCCACTTCAGCAAAATGCAATACCCAATTGAGGGTTCGGCCATTCGGGCAAGACGTTCCAAACCTCAGCCTCTGTTCTTCCTTGGGCTTGGGGTTTGGCACGTTAGAAAAGTAGCATTGGGCCAGAACATGAACAGAATGCTGCCAGAGCCATGCACTGAATAATGAGAGAATTGTGACAGGACCTTATTAAACAGGCCACTTTTGACTCAAATATTTGTCATTAGCATCGCAGTAAAAGTTAATGCTACATCGAAAAGTTAATGCTAAAGTTTGAAAATAATATACTGTTATAAATCTGTTATAGACAACATTTCAAGCAGTTCATTCTTACTGTATTTTGCAGAATTTTGTTTATAACTTCAGTTTAAACATGCAGAACTTTAACCGAGTGATTAATGATGCTCACCGGCACTGAGACAAATTTTTACTCATCCACACCCACTCATCCATATACAGTGACTCATACAGACACCTTACTAAaacttttttccctccttttaaGCCGACAGGATGTATTTCTCGTATGACAGCGTCCCCGAAGTAGAGCCACCTGTGGTTGCGTGTACGGAGTACTCTTGTGAGGTTCagggctgtgagtgtgtgtgtcagtatagAAAGTGTGACAGCAGGACACGTCCACTCTATGAGACCGCCTGCTGTAAAATTCTGAGTAAGAGGAAGAACACATCATTTACTAGGATAATTATTGATTCTTTGATGCTTGCTCTTATGCATttgtctctatctttctctctctatctcagaGGATTCTGGCTGCCAAAATGCCTCCTGTCCTGAGATTCCCACTCCGCCTTGTCCAGCAGACTCCTTCATTAGTCAGCCCTACACTGAACCTGGTCAGTGCTGCCCCAGTATACCTGCTCTATGCACCTGCAACTTCAAAACCTGCGCTCCAAAACCCCAATACTGCCCTGAGGGTGGATATCCCAGACTTGTTGCGAAGGGTAACGGCCACCCGGGGAACTGCTGTGACCGCTATGAATGTATGAAAGAAGAGGATTAATTAGGACatggacacacgcacacacgcacacacacacacacacacacacacacacacacacacacacacacacacacactgattacatTCAGGGGTTTGTTACCTCAAGGAGATCAGAGGAACACCACTGTGACTGAATGATTCATCTCTGGTTCTGTCTTCTTTTAACAAACCTGAGCGACATACTTTTTTTCTGAGTCATTAAATCTTCAGTGATTATTTTTGGAGACAAATGTCTTACTCTAAGCTTTgcatttacactttcaaaaaataaagacaaagtgAATGTCAACTGTTGAAATGTTTTGCTGGGAAAAGCAAAAATGGCAATTATATATTAGTAGAAGAAATCGCACACGACAAAGAAATGTTAGCGACGTAGTAAGGGTGTTTCAAACAACGGTAACATCTAGAATTGTGGTCGACTTTCGTttaatttatgaaataatgaagAACTTTAAATCTGTATGGTGTTATAGAGAAGCTTTGTGTGTTCGGTGTTGTATAGATCAgaggtccccaacctttttttcaccgcggaccggtcaatgtttgataatttttccacggcccgctgggggtggggactatacaattcaattaaaattaatcattttaatttaattgtatttaaacatgcctttctAGCTCACTataatgctaaatcaatgagaaccctgagcttgtttctttacaacgagacggttccatctggggtaataggagacaatgacactcgaagtgtgttgcttatgtccagtttattccgttgttttgtttcggttgccatcactgcagaaaaccccacttcacacagatagcgtgtcggaaatggcaataaggatttaagtgctgtggtgacaatctcagggtattccgccatgactttaatccagaacactggcagagtttctaactttctaacgacgtctgtttcgtgctcatttttgctaatttgtgggttaaatttgagcaaacacaatatacacgtacaccaagcactgttaaacatgacaaagtaccggtgaacagagagaagagcgatacacaccttctctctccaccaaagctacaacaccagcctccagacgtcacctaaacccggcccgatatcacgatattttgcgcatgcgcggtactggtgcggctttaggtgacgtctctcagctcccggttatcctctcgtccatggaaagtcgcacaaacccgagagaaatacaccacagtaaataaaatggaaataatttaatgttccttgggtggcccggtaccatttggtccacggaccggtaccggtccacgGCCCGGGGATTGGGGACCACTGGCCTAGAGAGCTCAGTTTTAAACTAAGTttgtaaacacattttaaaaatgtttttaatttttataataaaaagcttttggggggggcacggtggcttagtgggtagcacgttcgcctcacacctccagggtcggggttcgattcccgcctccgccttgtgtgtgcggagtttgcatgttctccccgtgcctcgggggtttcctccggatactccggtttcctcccccagtccaaagacatgcatggtaggttaattggcatctctggaaaattgtccgtagtgtgtgaatgcgtgagtgaatgagagtgtgtgtgtgccctgcgatgggttggcactccgtccagggtgtatcctgcctcgatgcccgatgacgcctgagataggcacaggctccccgtgacccgagaagttcggataaagcggtagaaaatgaatgaatgaatgaatgaaaaagctTTTGTCAAAGGCTCACCCAGGTACACTGTAACGGGAACACTATATTTCGcagccaccagagggaaccatCTCCCGAGTTCTAGCCACTTCTGGAACTCGCACATATAAACCACGCTCACGCCACGCTAGACACGAAGTTTGCTTCATGGACTAATCATTCTGTTACCGAAATCTTTGCCTTCCCAGTGTTTATGCCTCTTGCTACCGTTAAAGGATTTGTTTGCTGAGTCTTTCCCTTCTGTTTATCGAACATAGATCCAACTCAACCTTTGTTACACACCAAAACCTTTAAAGTGGTTTATTATCTGCAGCAGGAATTTCAAAGTAAAGAAGCCGTTTAATTTGGTTTGTCCTTGTTGGATATTCAAACTTTAGTCGAAGGAAGCATTAAGAAAACTCCTCACTGTGGCCTGAACTCCACTCAGAATGTGGCCATTACATGAACTCCTGTGTTTTTCTGTCCCACAGGAATGAACGTTTTGCAGATTGAGAAATTCCTGTGTTTGAGATAAAGTGCAGGAATTTGATTTGTGAGAAAAAGCATATGAACTTTTAGACATTTCCAAACATCAGGCCAAGTCAAAACTTTTTTCTCATGTTgatgggagagagagcgagagagaaaacaaggtGGAGTATTTTTTGGCCAGTGAgctgcagagacacacaaacacagatttctCCCCGTATTCGGGTCTATTACTCAGTGTAACTTGCTCTGTGAGCTCAGTTTTAGTGATCGTGTTGTGGCAGCACTATGGTCTCGAGCGTTTTCTGGCTCTCGGCTCAGACGCTGGCGTTTATGTGCCTCCTGATGCCAAGCTCTGGGTTTCTGTTACTGCGTGAAGGAGAGAAATGTGGAGAATACATCGAGGGCGCATGTGAGAAAGGGCTCGTCTGCGTGCCTACTGAACCCTCATCGTTGTTTTACGCTGTAGGAGAGTGCACCAGTAAGTACGAGTGTATGACTCTGcctccacaaacacacgctTCCTGCCTCTGTATTGTCAATGTTTAAGGATCGTTTATTGAGTAATTTATTTTGtgacattttactgtttgtgagtgttagAGCCAACTGGAGGACTTCAAGTTTTAATTATGTGGCTGTGATAAATCATTTCTCCTGCTCCATGCTACGTCTCCCAGGGGTTACGGGTTGTAACTGTCCTGCCTGCAATCAGGTTTTAataggtcacacacacacacacacacacacacacacacacacacacacacacacacacacacacacacacacacacattcacaccccATAACAGAGAAATTCAAACACACAGGAGTTCAGTTAATGGCCATATTCTGAGTTAAGGTAAGGCCACAGTGTGGATTTCTCTTAATATTAATACTGAGGACCTCAGTCTATAGACTTCTTTTGACTCAAAGCAAGCGAGGATTGCCATAGGGTCCAGAACTGGGCTTGGACCCTGGCTTGGAAGGCTGCCATATTGGCCTTGGAATGGAAGAGGACTTTGCACAGTGCCTTGAACAATACTTGGAACCTGATTAGAGAGGATGCCACATTGGCCTCTGGAGAAGAAGTCTCAGTTAGGAACAGGGCTTGGAGCTCAGTGAAGGGTGGCGTCGTTTAGCATTTGGAGAACGCTCTGTGCTTGAGGTGGGGTTCATCATGGAAAAGGGCTTGGAGATCCGAATTGGATGGCATTTGTCAGCCACAGGAGGGAGCTCTTGAGCATTGAAGGCCATCATGTTGGCCTCTTAAGGAAGCTCTTGAGCAAGAAGGGGCTTCCCACTTCAGCAAAATGCAATACCCAATTGAGGGTTCGGCCATTCAGGCAAGACGTTCCAAACCTCAGACACTGTTCTTCCTTGGGCTTGGGGTTTGGTACGTTAGAAAAGCAGCATTGGGCCAGAACATGAACAGAATGCTGCCAGAGCCATGCACTGAATCATGAGAGAATTGTGACAGGACCTTGTTAAACAGACCACTTTTGACTAAAACATTTGTCATTAGCATCACAGTAAAAGTTAATGCTACATTCGTCCAAAGATCGAAAAAACTTTTGACATAAATCTATAATACTGACTCTACACGAGACCGTTCAAACTTTGTAGCTAAAACACACAATGGATAAAAACGGCAGATTTTTATatatccttttatttttatatattaatatactgCTATAAAACTGTTATAGACAACATTTCAAGCAGTTCATTCTTAtgcattttgcatatttttgtttaaaagttcAGTGTAAACATGCAGAACTTTAACCGAGTGATTAACAGTGACTCACACAGACGTCTCACTAaatcttttttccctcctttaaGCCGACAGGATGTATTTCTCGTATGACAGCGTCCCCTAAGTCCCCGAAGTCCCCAAGGAGCCACCTGTGGTTGCGTGTATGGAGTACTCTTGTGAGGTTCagggctgtgagtgtgtgtgtcagtatagAAAGTGTGACAGCAGGACACGTCCACTCTACGAGACCGCCTGCTGTAAAATTCTGAGTAAGAGGAAGAACACATCATTTACTAGGATAATTATTGATTCTTTGATGCTTGCTCTTATGCATttgtctctatctttctctctctatctcagaGGATTCTGGCTGCCAAAATGCCTCCTGTCCTGAGATTCCCACTCCGCCTTGTCCAGCAGACTCCTTCATTAGTCAGCCCTACACTGAACCTGGTCAGTGCTGCCCCATTATACCTGCTCTATGCACCTGCAACTTCAAAACCTGCGCTCCAAAACCCCAATACTGCCCTGAGGGTGGATATCCCAGACTTGTTGCGAAGGGTAACGGCCACCCGGGGAACTGCTGTGACCTCTATGAATGTACGAAAGAAGAGGATTAATTaggacatggacacacacacacacacacacacgcacacacacacacacacacacacacacacacacacacattgattacATTCAGGGGTTTGTTACCTCAAGGAGATAAGAGGAAAACCTTGCGAAAGTGCATCAGATCATCCTGAATGATTCATCGCTAATCTCTGGTTCTGTCTTCTTTTAACTGAGCTCAGGGACGTACTTTTATTCTGAGTCATTATATCTTCGATGATTATTTTTGGAGACAAGATAAGCTTTGCATTTACACTTTCAAAGTCAAATCATTTGCTCCAGTGTATCAATGAAAACTATATACAGTTCAATAAAAGAGTAATAAATCATCGCCTTGGAAATTCCTAGTTGTAGTCTTTTCAGTGTGAAAGAAATCCACGAGACTTCCTCCTTGTCCCTCCTTCTTGTCAGACCCTGAACCCCAGTTCTGTGTCATACTTTCAGGTCGTGAGTCACAGCCACAGACTCTGTCAGGAGCGTGTCTCAGACTTCTCATTTCCTCTTTCTGTCATAGATTTCATCTTTGTCAGTTTCATAGCATCAGTCCTGTTctcatcttttgtttttgccccaATTCTATTCACAATTGGCAATTGAATAGAagttattttaattatgtttaaataatttgtttagcAGTCCCTCACAGTAAGAAATTTGCATTTTCAGaagtaatattttccaaaatatatatgatatattacCTGAAAGtcaaaaatgaaagagagagagcaagaaatacagagagagagagagagagagagagagagagagagagagagagagagagagagagagagagagagagagagagagagagagagaacgctgTGGaaaacacttacattacattcttTCCTGatcagtgtctcacacacacacactcataaacacattcacccagacacagacacacacacattctctctctctctcacacacacacacacattcacacacacacacacattcacccagacacacacacacacacacacattcacccagacacacacacacacacacacacacacacacacacacacacacacacacacaccctatctGATGGCTAAAACTGAATTAACTTAAacgtttaaaatattttgaagatTGTGGCATTACAttaaagatgtttatttatttcagctgCATTGAGAAATTTCTTTTCCAAACGTTACGCTAAGGCAACCGGAACTAAGACACTTTGATAAAACGTCTCCTACGGAGAGATAATAGAGTGACACAATACGGCACGTATTTCCGGCCAGCTCATCGAGTCCACAGTTGTTGACAACCTGTCATTTTTCTTCCCACTCGTATTCCGACcagatttttctttctctactgTTATTGGCTGACACGCTCTCGCCTTCTGAACAACGATTGGCCGGAAATTCATACGTCACCTATAAGCAAGAAAACGAGGTTATATTAACCAATCACGGAGAGGGGGCGGGATTAGCAAAGAATTTGGGTGGGAAAAGCGCGCTACGTGTTTTAGACAGCCGTCATCATATCTGCAGCCTGAAGCGGCACAGAAAGGTGTAGAAATTATACACAATGGTGTTGTTTACGATGATCGCGCGGTTAGCGGATGGACTTCCTCTGGCTGCGTCCATGCAAGAAGACGAACAggtttaatttaaacattattttatattcctgTGGTTTTTGTGCAGCTAATTTTATCTAGCTAGCTTTATTAGCTATATTAGCTAATCTGTGGTAACAGCccaagaatgaataaaataacagcGTTAAGTTTCCACGTTTCGgtgtaaacattaaaaacaaaacacttacaCGGTTATAACTCAGTTGTGAACAGAACGTCTGTAAGGGAAAGAACgttgctaacttttttttttttttttttacctcagatgtTCAGACGTTACCTCCAGGGCGATACAGAAGAAAATATCGTATCGTGATACTGAATTAGTTTTCACGATATACCATACGTGGCGATTTATATACTTAGTTGTAAATATTTCCAAATCTGCAGATCCTCGCTGATAAAGAAGGGTTAAAATGTAGTGCTAATTCCGTTTCTTTTATTGAATGGTTTATTAAAAGTTCAGTTTAAGTGCTGCTCCTGTGTTCATGTTCATCGGTTTttttggccaagtgtgttgacacacacaaggaatttggttccagcagtttgtgactctcgaaggtacagacataaataacacagaaCAATATAAGAAAACATaacagacgatgagatacaatatagacagaatgagtattaaatatggatatagaaaaataaaatatataaaatatgaatgtaGAATATGagagatcagttatgtacataaagtgtcagagtgtaaataacaatattgtgcaatattatgctttttgtgcaatatacagcagcagtagtgtgtatatatacagatgatgtgatgactgacagtcgtgataatgcagcacttatgaatataattatggtgaggtgttaatcagggtgatttgtctggggaaagaaactgttcctgtgtctgggagttttagtaaacaaagttctgtagcgctgccagaagggaggagctgagagaggttgtgtccagggtgcgaagggtcagtagtgattttccctgcccagtttctggttcttgtgtcctACAAGTCCTCGGGGGTGGGCAGGGGGcgacaattattttttctgctgttctaaccgtgcgttgcagtctgtttctgtcctgttttgttgcagcaccaaaccagatggtgatggatgtgcacaggacagattctatgactgcagtgtagaacagcatcaacagctcctgtggcagaccaaacCTCCTTAATTGACATAGAAAGTACATGTTCATGGTGCTTGCGGTTTGACTCTTGTGGCCGTGCACCGTCCGGTGTGTTGTTTGTCTACGTAAGCGTGCGATGCAGATCCACCATATCATCACAGCGCATCAGGGAAACGTTTGAATCAAGATTTGCTCAGTTCAATACAAATTACATtccacagcattaaaaaaaacagcagatgaaaTATTTCATCAGTTTCTCCTCTAACAACTTTCCCATTTGGTTACTAATTAGATGCACAACAATGTGAGACGGCCCTGTAACTGCGGCCCTGTAACTGCGGCCCTGTAACGTAAACATGCTCTCGtcggaggaaggaaggaagaggatCACCAGTGTTTGTAGTTATTTAGCTTGTTTTGATGGTCTAATCTGACAGCAAATCTTAGCACGTGACGTGTAACTGAAACAGATACGTTTGAAATAAAGGTGATGATTATAAAGTTGAATTACTctgtgttacatttacagcgtcttatccagagcgacttgcacTCATCTCATTTTTACACAGCTGAGCAGTTGTGGGTCAAGGGCTTTGCTCATGCGTGTTATGTATATCCacattatgtgttttttttatatatatatatatatatatatataatgtgtgaatGACACAGAAACCTCGGGGGGtcaaaacttttgcacagtttGGTATATTGTAGATACTGTAACTGCTCGAAGGAGACATGAGCGTAGCTGTGCCTTATAGACGTGTGTCGAGGTTTATTAATCTCTTCCTTTTTCCCTTTGTGTTTTTCTCACGCGGCCGTGAAGGCAAGTGAAAAGGTTTGTTCAGCT
Proteins encoded in this window:
- the LOC113651810 gene encoding cysteine-rich motor neuron 1 protein-like, producing the protein MEYSCEVQGCECVCQYRKCDSRTRPLYETACCKILKDSGCQNASCPEIPTPPCPADSFISQPYTEPGQCCPIIPALCTCNFKTCAPKPQYCPEGGYPRLVAKGNGHPGNCCDLYECTKEED